One Cololabis saira isolate AMF1-May2022 chromosome 18, fColSai1.1, whole genome shotgun sequence genomic region harbors:
- the LOC133464713 gene encoding tripartite motif-containing protein 16-like, translating into MAQKGVQLDQETFSCSICLDLLKDPVTIPCGHSYCMKCINNFWDEGEKKLPSCPQCRRTFTQKPELVKSTMLAALVEEMKKTGLQAAPADHCYAGPEDVACDFCSGRKLKAVKSCLVCLASYCQKHLQPHHDSSTFKKHKLVDPSKNLQDNICPHHGEVMKMFCRTDQKCICYLCPVDEHKGHDTVSAAAERMERQREMEVSRQQIQQEIQDREKDVKLLQQEVEAINQSADKTVEDSEEMFTELISLLQKRSSEVKQQIRSQQETEVRRVRELEEKLQQEITDLKRRDAEMKQLSDTEDHNQFLHSWPSLSPLSESTHSSSISIRPLTHSSSTSIRPLTHSSSISIRPLRYFQDVAAAVSEVRGRLQDILRDTWTNISLAVTEVDVLLSQPEPEPEPTSRAGFLKYSCEITLDPNTVNTQLLLSEENRKATLMNKDQSYSSHPDRFINVPQVLSRESLTGRHYWEVEKKTGVIRVAVSYKNISRSGGWEESGFGGNDKSWSLYCYLDRYIFWYNNIQTSISGPESSRIGVYLDHRAGVLSFYSVSGTMTLLHRVQTSFTQPLHAGVCVYYPPGNSTEFCKLK; encoded by the coding sequence ATGGCGCAGAAAGGAGTTCAGCTGGATCAGGAAACCTTTTCTTGTTCCATCTGTTTGGATCTTTTAAAGGATCCGGTGActattccctgtggacacagttaCTGTATGAAATGTATTAACAACTTCTGggatgaaggagagaagaaactcCCCAGCTGTCCTCAGTGTAGACGGACTTTTACACAGAAACCTGAGCTGGTGAAAAGCACCATGTTAGCAGCTTTAGTGGAGGAGATGAAGAAGACTGGACtccaagctgctcctgctgatcactgctatgctggacctgaAGATGTGGCCTGTGATTTCTGCTCTGGGAGAAAACTGAAAGCTGTCAAGTCCTGTTTAGTCTGTCTGGCCTCTTACTGCCAGAAACACCTTCAACCTCATCATGATTCATCTACATTCAAGAAACACAAGCTGGTGGATCCCtccaagaacctgcaggacaacatcTGCCCCCATCACGGtgaggtgatgaagatgttctgtcgtactgatcagaagtgtatctgttatctctgccctgtggatgaacataaaggccacgacacagtctcagctgcagcagaaaggatggagaggcagagagagatggaggtgagtcgacaacaaatccagcaggagatccaggacagagagaaagatgtgaagctgcttcagcaggaggtggaggccatcaatcagtctgctgataaaacagtggaggacagtgaggagatgttcactgagctgatctctctcctccagaagagaagctctgaggtgaagcagcagatcagatcccagcaggaaactgaagtgaggagagtcagagagctggaggagaagctgcagcaggagatcactgacctgaagaggagagacgctgagatgaagcagctctcaGACACCGAGGACCACAACCAGTTCCTCCACAGCTGGCCCTCACTGTCCCCACTCAGTGagtccacacactcctccagcatcagcatccgtcctctcacacactcctccagcaccagcatccgtcctctcacacactcctccagcatcagcatccgtcctctcaggTACTTTCAGGATGTGGCAGCAgctgtgtcagaggtcagaggtcgactacaggacatcctgagagacacGTGGACAAACATCTCACTGGCCGTCACTGaggtggatgttttactgtcacaaccagaaccagaaccagaaccaacgagcagagctggattcttgaagtattcatgtgaaatcactctggatccaaacacagtaaacacacaactgttactgtcagaggagaacagaaaggCGACTTTAATGAACAAAGATCAGTCTTATTCCAgtcatccagacagattcatTAATGTTCCTCAGGTCCTgagtagagagagtctgactggacgtcattactgggaggtggagaagaaaacaggtgtaattcgtgtagcagtttcatacaagaatatcagcagatcaggggGGTGGGAGGAAAGTGGATTTGGAGGAAATGACAAATCTTGGTCACTATATTGTTACTTAGACAGATATATATTTTGGTACAACAACATCCAAACCTCCATCTCAGGTCCTGAGAGCTCCAGAATAGGAGTTTAcctggatcacagagcaggagttctgtccttctacagcgtctctggaaccatgaccctcctccacagagtccagacctccttCACTCAGCCGCTACACGCTGGAGTTTGTGTTTACTACCCTCCTGGAAACTCAACTGAGTTCTGTAAACTCAAATAG